A portion of the Zootoca vivipara chromosome 6, rZooViv1.1, whole genome shotgun sequence genome contains these proteins:
- the FAM174C gene encoding protein FAM174C isoform X1, translated as MAAAARLIWMAAALLTLTAAGNKTSPAGDTAATEAAPTETSRSSSSSSSGLLGLHMPALHRALYVIAGMAGIGLLYYLGGRALRTRKPPRKKYGLLSNSEDPMEMASLESDEDTLFETRNLRRKLP; from the exons atggcggcggcggcgaggctcATCTGGATGGCGGCGGCGCTCCTAACTCTCACGGCGGCGGGCAACAAGACCTCTCCTGCCGGGGACACCGCGGCTACGGAGGCGGCGCCGACGGAGACATCCAGGTCCTCTTCGTCGTCGTCTTCTGGGCTGCTAGGCCTGCATATGCCGGCGCTTCACCGGGCGCTCTATGTCATCGCCGGGATGGCCGGCATCGGCCTCCTCTACTACCTCGGGGGCCGAGCGCtgcg GACGAGGAAACCGCCGCGGAAAAAGTACGGGCTCCTTTCCAACTCGGAAGACCCCATGGAGATGGCCTCCCTTGAGAGCGACGAAGATACCCTGTTTGAAACGCGCAATCTGAGACG taagctgccttga
- the FAM174C gene encoding protein FAM174C isoform X2, with amino-acid sequence MAAAARLIWMAAALLTLTAAGNKTSPAGDTAATEAAPTETSRSSSSSSSGLLGLHMPALHRALYVIAGMAGIGLLYYLGGRALRTRKPPRKKYGLLSNSEDPMEMASLESDEDTLFETRNLRR; translated from the exons atggcggcggcggcgaggctcATCTGGATGGCGGCGGCGCTCCTAACTCTCACGGCGGCGGGCAACAAGACCTCTCCTGCCGGGGACACCGCGGCTACGGAGGCGGCGCCGACGGAGACATCCAGGTCCTCTTCGTCGTCGTCTTCTGGGCTGCTAGGCCTGCATATGCCGGCGCTTCACCGGGCGCTCTATGTCATCGCCGGGATGGCCGGCATCGGCCTCCTCTACTACCTCGGGGGCCGAGCGCtgcg GACGAGGAAACCGCCGCGGAAAAAGTACGGGCTCCTTTCCAACTCGGAAGACCCCATGGAGATGGCCTCCCTTGAGAGCGACGAAGATACCCTGTTTGAAACGCGCAATCTGAGACG